A genomic region of Pseudomonas sp. MPC6 contains the following coding sequences:
- a CDS encoding urease subunit gamma yields the protein MDLTPREKDKLLIFTAGLVAERRLARGVKLNYPEAMAYISAALLEGARDGQTVADLMHFGTTLLSREQVMEGIPEMIPEIQVEATFPDGTKLVTVHQPIA from the coding sequence ATGGACCTGACCCCACGCGAAAAAGACAAGCTACTGATCTTCACCGCCGGCCTCGTGGCCGAGCGGCGTTTGGCTCGCGGCGTGAAACTCAATTATCCGGAAGCCATGGCCTACATTTCCGCAGCGTTGCTTGAAGGCGCTCGCGACGGCCAGACCGTGGCCGACCTGATGCACTTCGGCACCACCCTGCTCAGCCGCGAACAAGTGATGGAAGGCATCCCGGAAATGATCCCGGAAATCCAGGTCGAGGCGACGTTCCCCGACGGCACCAAACTGGTCACCGTTCACCAACCGATCGCCTGA
- the ureC gene encoding urease subunit alpha yields MKISRQAYADMFGPTVGDKVRLADTELWIEVEKDFTTYGEEVKFGGGKVIRDGQGQSQLLAAEVVDTLITNALIIDHWGIVKADVGLKDGRIAGIGKAGNPDIQPGVTIAIGASTEVIAGEGMILTAGGIDTHIHFICPQQIEEALMSGVTTMIGGGTGPATGTNATTCTSGPWHLARMLQAADAFPMNIGFTGKGNASLPEPLIEQVKAGAIGLKLHEDWGTTPASIDNCLNVADQYDVQVAIHTDTLNESGFVETTLAAFKGRTIHTYHTEGAGGGHAPDIIKACGFPNVLPSSTNPTRPFTRNTIDEHLDMLMVCHHLDPSIAEDVAFAESRIRRETIAAEDILHDLGAFSMISSDSQAMGRVGEVITRTWQTADKMKKQRGALPGDGAGNDNFRAKRYIAKYTINPAITHGISHEVGSVEVGKWADLVLWRPAFFGVKPTLILKGGAIAASLMGDANASIPTPQPVHYRPMFASYGGSLHATSLTFISQAAQEAGVPESLGLKKKIAVVKGCRDVQKTDLIHNDYLPEIAVDPQTYQVKADGVLLWCEPADVLPMAQRYFLF; encoded by the coding sequence ATGAAAATCTCAAGACAAGCCTACGCCGACATGTTCGGTCCCACCGTCGGCGACAAGGTCCGTCTGGCCGACACCGAGCTGTGGATCGAAGTGGAAAAGGACTTCACCACCTACGGCGAAGAAGTGAAATTCGGCGGCGGCAAAGTCATCCGCGACGGCCAGGGCCAAAGTCAGTTATTGGCCGCCGAAGTGGTCGACACCCTGATCACCAACGCGCTGATCATCGATCACTGGGGCATCGTCAAGGCCGACGTCGGCCTCAAGGACGGGCGCATCGCCGGCATCGGCAAGGCCGGCAACCCGGACATCCAGCCCGGCGTCACCATCGCGATCGGCGCCAGCACCGAAGTGATCGCCGGTGAAGGCATGATCCTCACCGCTGGCGGCATCGACACCCATATCCACTTCATCTGCCCGCAGCAGATCGAAGAAGCGCTGATGAGTGGCGTCACCACCATGATCGGCGGCGGCACCGGCCCGGCCACCGGCACCAACGCCACCACCTGCACTTCCGGGCCGTGGCACCTGGCCCGCATGCTTCAGGCCGCCGACGCCTTCCCGATGAACATCGGCTTCACCGGCAAGGGCAACGCCAGCCTGCCGGAGCCCTTGATCGAACAGGTCAAGGCTGGTGCCATTGGCCTCAAGCTGCACGAAGATTGGGGCACCACACCAGCAAGCATCGACAACTGCCTGAACGTCGCCGACCAATACGACGTGCAGGTGGCGATCCACACCGATACCCTCAACGAATCGGGCTTCGTCGAAACCACCCTCGCCGCCTTCAAGGGCCGCACCATCCACACCTACCACACCGAAGGCGCGGGCGGCGGCCATGCGCCGGACATCATCAAGGCCTGCGGTTTCCCCAACGTGTTGCCCAGCTCCACCAACCCGACCCGGCCGTTCACCCGCAACACCATCGACGAACACCTCGACATGCTGATGGTCTGCCACCACCTGGACCCGAGCATCGCCGAGGACGTGGCCTTCGCCGAAAGCCGCATCCGCCGCGAAACCATCGCCGCCGAAGACATCCTGCACGACCTCGGCGCGTTCTCGATGATCAGTTCCGACAGCCAGGCCATGGGCCGGGTCGGCGAAGTCATCACCCGCACCTGGCAGACCGCCGACAAGATGAAAAAACAGCGCGGTGCGTTGCCGGGCGACGGTGCCGGCAACGACAACTTCCGCGCCAAACGCTACATCGCCAAGTACACCATCAACCCGGCGATCACCCATGGCATCAGCCATGAAGTGGGCTCGGTGGAAGTCGGCAAATGGGCGGATCTGGTGCTCTGGCGTCCAGCCTTTTTCGGCGTGAAACCGACGCTGATCCTCAAGGGCGGCGCCATCGCGGCCAGCCTGATGGGTGACGCCAACGCCTCGATCCCGACGCCACAACCGGTGCACTACCGTCCGATGTTCGCCAGTTATGGCGGCTCGCTGCATGCCACCAGCCTGACCTTTATCAGCCAGGCGGCACAGGAAGCCGGGGTACCGGAATCCTTGGGCTTGAAGAAAAAAATCGCCGTGGTCAAAGGCTGTCGCGACGTGCAGAAAACCGACTTGATTCACAACGACTACCTGCCAGAGATCGCCGTCGATCCGCAGACCTATCAGGTCAAGGCCGATGGCGTGCTGTTGTGGTGCGAACCGGCGGATGTGCTGCCGATGGCCCAGCGGTATTTCCTGTTCTGA
- a CDS encoding GNAT family N-acetyltransferase, producing MNAAQLRRVNVESFAHYRQGLIDLLLDAVGYGASVGFMANLDATEARAYFDDVQENLNSGNVLLWVVVKDEQVQASVQLTLCQKANGLNRAEVQKLLVREHARRRGLGQQLMSALEAAALQHKRGMLYLDTEAGSPAEDFYKAQGYTRAGEIPDYACDPSGRYKPTALYYKILQGAH from the coding sequence ATGAACGCCGCCCAACTGCGCCGCGTCAATGTTGAAAGCTTTGCCCACTATCGCCAGGGTTTGATCGATCTGCTGCTCGATGCCGTGGGTTATGGCGCCAGCGTCGGGTTCATGGCCAATCTGGATGCCACTGAGGCACGCGCCTACTTCGATGACGTTCAAGAGAACCTGAACAGCGGCAACGTGCTGCTGTGGGTGGTGGTCAAGGACGAGCAGGTGCAGGCCAGCGTGCAACTGACCCTGTGCCAGAAAGCCAACGGGCTGAACCGCGCCGAAGTGCAGAAATTGCTGGTGCGCGAACATGCGCGTCGCCGGGGTCTGGGCCAGCAGTTGATGAGCGCACTGGAAGCGGCCGCCCTCCAGCACAAGCGCGGCATGCTCTACCTCGACACTGAAGCCGGCTCCCCCGCCGAGGATTTCTACAAGGCCCAGGGTTACACCCGTGCCGGTGAAATCCCCGACTACGCCTGCGACCCGAGCGGCCGCTACAAACCCACTGCGCTCTACTACAAAATCCTCCAGGGAGCCCATTGA
- the urtE gene encoding urea ABC transporter ATP-binding subunit UrtE produces the protein MLQVDKLHQYYGGSHILRGLTFEVKVGEVTCLLGRNGVGKTTLLKCLMGLLPAKEGAVNWEGKPITAFKPHQRVHAGIAYVPQGREIFGRLTVEENLLMGLSRFPGSEAREVPAFIYELFPVLLQMKQRRGGDLSGGQQQQLAIGRALASRPRLLILDEPTEGIQPSVIKEIGAVIKQLAARGDMAILLVEQFYDFAAELADQYLVMSRGEIVQQGRGENMEAEGVRGLVTI, from the coding sequence ATGCTGCAAGTCGACAAGCTGCACCAATACTACGGCGGTAGCCACATCCTGCGGGGCCTGACGTTTGAGGTGAAGGTCGGTGAAGTCACGTGCCTGCTGGGGCGCAACGGAGTCGGCAAGACCACCCTGCTCAAGTGCCTGATGGGCCTGTTGCCGGCCAAGGAAGGCGCGGTGAACTGGGAAGGTAAACCGATCACCGCGTTCAAGCCGCACCAACGGGTTCACGCGGGGATTGCTTATGTGCCCCAGGGTCGGGAAATCTTCGGCCGCCTGACCGTGGAAGAAAACCTGCTGATGGGCCTGTCGCGGTTTCCCGGCTCCGAGGCCAGGGAAGTCCCGGCGTTCATCTACGAGTTGTTCCCGGTACTGCTGCAGATGAAGCAACGGCGCGGCGGCGACTTGTCCGGGGGGCAACAGCAGCAATTGGCAATTGGCCGGGCGTTGGCCAGCCGTCCACGGTTGTTGATTCTCGACGAGCCCACCGAAGGCATTCAGCCCTCGGTGATCAAGGAGATAGGTGCCGTCATCAAGCAACTTGCCGCCCGTGGTGACATGGCGATTCTGCTGGTCGAGCAGTTCTACGACTTCGCCGCCGAACTGGCCGATCAATACCTGGTGATGTCCCGGGGCGAAATCGTGCAGCAAGGCCGTGGCGAAAATATGGAAGCCGAGGGCGTGCGCGGCCTGGTTACCATATAA
- a CDS encoding urease subunit beta: protein MIPGEYQIQPGDIELNVGRRTLSLKVANSGDRPIQVGSHYHFFETNDALTFDRAASRGMRLNIPAGTAVRFEPGQSRQVELVDLAGHRRVFGFAGRIMGDL, encoded by the coding sequence ATGATTCCCGGTGAATACCAGATCCAGCCTGGCGACATCGAACTCAACGTCGGCCGCCGCACCCTCAGCCTGAAGGTCGCCAACAGCGGCGACCGGCCGATCCAGGTCGGCTCGCATTACCACTTTTTCGAAACCAACGACGCCCTGACCTTCGACCGCGCCGCCAGCCGCGGCATGCGCCTGAATATCCCCGCCGGCACTGCCGTGCGCTTCGAACCGGGGCAGAGTCGCCAAGTCGAGTTGGTCGACCTTGCCGGCCATCGCCGGGTGTTCGGGTTTGCCGGACGGATCATGGGTGACCTTTAA
- a CDS encoding urease accessory protein UreD — MNLPAPTALFTPSWHAELELGYARFGDSTRPVQRRHKGPLRVQKHLYAEGPQVCQHIIVHPPGGIAGGDRLDISASVGRDAWAQITSPGAAKWYRAAGPAYQQLTLKVASGATLEWLPQETIIFSAAQAELSTCVDLEGDARLFYWDVVALGRPASGERFDLGHFQAQLDIRRNGRLLWHERQRIVGGDGLLDSPIGLDGQPVFATLLVTGDLDSELLEKCRSLTHDVRGDLTQLPGILVARCLASEALLARGWLIDVWRLLRPALLGREAVPPRIWAT; from the coding sequence ATGAATCTACCTGCCCCCACTGCCCTGTTTACCCCAAGCTGGCACGCCGAGCTGGAACTGGGCTACGCCCGATTCGGCGACAGCACGCGCCCGGTTCAGCGTCGGCACAAAGGCCCGCTGCGGGTGCAGAAGCATCTGTATGCCGAAGGACCGCAGGTCTGCCAGCACATCATCGTTCATCCGCCGGGCGGGATTGCCGGGGGTGACCGGCTGGACATCTCGGCCAGCGTCGGGCGCGATGCCTGGGCGCAAATCACCAGCCCTGGCGCGGCCAAATGGTATCGCGCCGCCGGCCCCGCTTATCAGCAGCTGACCTTGAAAGTGGCGAGCGGTGCGACACTGGAATGGTTGCCGCAGGAGACCATCATCTTCAGTGCCGCGCAGGCTGAACTGAGCACCTGCGTCGACCTTGAAGGCGATGCCCGGTTGTTTTACTGGGACGTGGTGGCACTGGGCCGACCGGCCAGCGGCGAGCGTTTCGACCTCGGGCATTTTCAGGCGCAACTCGACATCCGTCGCAACGGCCGGTTGCTCTGGCACGAACGTCAGCGCATTGTCGGCGGGGATGGGTTGCTCGATTCGCCAATTGGCCTGGATGGGCAGCCGGTGTTTGCCACCTTGCTGGTGACCGGCGACCTCGATAGTGAATTGCTGGAGAAGTGCCGTTCACTGACTCATGACGTGCGCGGGGATTTGACGCAGTTGCCGGGAATTCTGGTTGCCCGGTGCCTGGCCAGTGAAGCATTGTTGGCGCGGGGATGGTTGATTGATGTGTGGCGGTTGTTGCGCCCGGCGTTACTGGGCCGAGAAGCCGTCCCACCCCGAATATGGGCCACCTGA
- a CDS encoding GNAT family N-acetyltransferase, with product MTYHIRDAVRADLPAIRDIYNDAVLNTTAIWNEKIVDLDNRQAWFSARQAQGYPILVIVDSDNRVLGYASFGDWRPFDGFRHTVEHSVYVRSDQRGNGLGPQLMDVLIERAKDCDKHVMVAAIESGNAASIRLHERAGFVSSGQMPQVGTKFGRWLDLTFMQLTLNPGAEPPAANKE from the coding sequence ATGACTTACCACATCCGCGATGCAGTGCGGGCCGATCTGCCGGCGATCCGCGATATCTACAACGATGCCGTACTCAATACCACGGCGATCTGGAACGAGAAGATCGTCGACCTGGACAACCGCCAGGCCTGGTTCAGCGCCCGGCAAGCCCAGGGCTATCCGATTCTGGTGATCGTCGACAGCGATAACAGGGTGCTGGGTTACGCGTCATTCGGTGACTGGCGGCCGTTCGACGGTTTCCGCCACACTGTGGAGCATTCGGTCTATGTACGCAGCGATCAGCGCGGCAATGGCCTGGGCCCGCAGCTGATGGACGTGCTGATCGAACGCGCCAAAGACTGCGACAAGCATGTGATGGTTGCCGCCATCGAAAGCGGTAACGCCGCGTCAATTCGCTTGCACGAACGAGCCGGTTTCGTGAGCAGCGGGCAGATGCCCCAGGTCGGCACCAAGTTCGGCCGTTGGCTGGACCTGACCTTCATGCAGCTGACCCTCAATCCTGGCGCAGAACCACCTGCCGCCAATAAGGAGTAA